A genomic stretch from Sebastes fasciatus isolate fSebFas1 chromosome 23, fSebFas1.pri, whole genome shotgun sequence includes:
- the spx gene encoding spexin prohormone 1: protein MKGLRTITLTYLLTLLLLASFFSQSWSAPKGSFQRRNWTPQAMLYLKGTQGRRFISEDRKEGDVYDTLHLETRSQNTEKLSVDQAATVLLNFLQQAREGADENPDEVYFQDLPVWKREYF from the exons ATGAAA GGTTTGAGGACCATCACTTTAACTTACCTACTCACCCTGTTACTGCTGGCATCGTTCTTCTCTCAGTCGTGGAGCGCACCGAAG GGCTCCTTCCAACGGAGGAACTGGACCCCGCAGGCGATGCTGTACCTGAAGGGCACCC AGGGACGAAGGTTCATCTCAGAGGACCGAAAAGAAGGAGACGTCTACGACACGTTACACTTAG AGACCCGCAGTCAGAACACAGAGAAGCTGAGCGTGGACCAGGCCGCCACCGTCCTGCTCAACTTCCTGCAGCAGGCCAGAGAGGGAG CCGATGAGAACCCAGATGAGGTGTATTTCCAGGATCTGCCGGTGTGGAAGAGAGAATACTTCTGA
- the gys2 gene encoding glycogen [starch] synthase, liver has translation MPLSRSLSMTSLSGVLPAWEEDELPVEDLLLFEVAWEVTNKVGGIYTVIQTKAKITVDEWGENYYMMGPYFEHNFKTQVEGCEPPNPAIRKAMDALINNGCQVHFGRWLIEGSPFVILFDIGSAAWNLDRWKGDLWETCKIGLPYHDREANDSLILGSLIAWFFKELTDQLGDKPNVVGHFHEWQAGPGVILTRSRKIPIATVFTTHATLLGRYLCAGSADFYNNLDKFNIDKEAGDRQIYHRYCIERAAVHCAHVFTTVSEITAVEASHMLHRKPDVVTPNGLNVKKFSAMHEFQNLHSTSKARIQEFVRGHFYGHLDFDLEKTLFFFIAGRYEFSNKGADIFIESLSRLNYLLRVHKNDVTVVVFFIMPAKTNNFNVESLKGQAVRKQLWDTAHTVKEKFGKRLYEALLKGQIPDMDSILDRDDFTIMKRAIYATQRHSLPPVTTHNMLDDSTDPILSNIRRIGLFNSRNDRVKIIFHPEFLSSTSPLLPMDYEDFVRGCNLGVFPSYYEPWGYTPGECTVMGIPSVTTNLSGFGCFMEEHVSDPAAYGVYIVDRRSCSPEESCNQLTQFMFSFCKQSLRQRIIQRNRTERLSDLLDWRYLGRFYIHARHLALNRAFPDKFKMDPMAPLKTEGFRYPRPYSVPPSPNASLHSTPHHSDEEDDYDEDEEAERDRLNIKAPFVLGSM, from the exons TCGGAGGAATCTACACGGTGATCCAGACCAAAGCCAAGATCACGGTGGATGAATGGGGGGAGAACTACTACATGATGGGGCCCTACTTCGAACACAACTTTAAGACCCAGGTGGAGGGCTGCGAGCCACCGAACCCCGCCATCAGGAAGGCTATGGACGCTCTCATCAACAACGGCTGCCAG GTTCATTTCGGCCGCTGGCTGATCGAGGGCAGCCCCTTTGTGATCCTGTTTGACATCGGCTCCGCGGCCTGGAACCTGGACCGCTGGAAGGGGGACCTGTGGGAGACCTGCAAGATAGGCCTGCCCTACCACGACCGAGAGGCCAACGACTCGCTCATCCTGGGCTCCCTGATTGCCTGGTTCTTCAAAGAG TTAACAGACCAGCTGGGGGACAAGCCCAACGTCGTCGGTCATTTCCACGAGTGGCAGGCCGGTCCGGGAGTTATTCTCACTCGCTCCCGCAAGATTCCCATAGCAACGGTGTTCACTACGCACGCCACCCTGCTGGGACGATATCTCTGTGCCGGGAGTGCTGACTTTTACAACAACCTGGACAAG ttcAATATTGACAAGGAGGCGGGCGACAGGCAGATCTACCATCGTTACTGCATTGAGAGAGCGGCGGTCCACTGTGCTCACGTCTTCACCACCGTCTCCGAGATCACTGCTGTGGAAGCCAGCCACATGCTGCACAGGAAGCCAG ATGTGGTAACCCCGAACGGGCTGAATGTGAAGAAGTTCTCGGCCATGCACGAGTTTCAGAACCTGCACTCCACCAGCAAGGCCCGCATCCAGGAGTTTGTCCGAGGACACTTCTACGG TCATCTAGACTTCGACCTGGAGAAaaccctcttcttcttcatcgcCGGGCGCTATGAGTTTTCCAACAAGGGAGCTGATATCTTCATTGAATCGCTGTCCAGACTCAACTACCTGCTGCGG GTCCACAAAAATGATGTGACGGTGGTAGTTTTCTTCATCATGCCAGCTAAAACCAACAACTTCAATGTGGAGTCACTGAAGGGACAGGCAGTACGCAAGCAGCTCTG GGATACAGCTCACACTGTGAAGGAGAAGTTCGGTAAAAGACTGTATGAAGCTCTGTTAAA AGGGCAGATCCCCGACATGGACTCCATCCTGGATCGAGACGACTTCACCATCATGAAGAGAGCCATCTACGCCACTCAG AGACACAGCCTCCCTCCGGTGACCACTCACAACATGCTGGACGATTCAACGGACCCGATCCTCTCCAACATCAGACGCATCGGCCTCTTCAACTCCAGGAATGACCGCGTCAAG attATCTTCCACCCTGAGTTCCTGTCCTCCACCAGTCCTCTGCTGCCGATGGACTACGAGGACTTTGTCCGTGGCTGTAACCTCGGAGTGTTCCCCTCCTACTATGAACCGTGGGGATACACACCTG GTGAATGTACTGTGATGGGCATTCCCAGTGTCACCACCAACCTGTCAGGGTTCGGCTGCTTCATGGAGGAGCAtgtgtcagaccctgctgcctatg GTGTTTACATCGTGGACCGGCGCTCCTGTTCGCCCGAAGAGTCCTGCAACCAGCTGACCCAGTTCATGTTCAGTTTCTGCAAGCAGTCTCTGCGCCAGCGCATCATCCAGCGGAACCGAACCGAGAGGCTGTCCGACCTGCTGGACTGGAGATACCTGGGACGG TTCTACATCCACGCCCGCCATCTCGCACTCAACAGAGCTTTCCCAGACAAGTTCAAGATGGACCCCATGGCCCCTCTGAAG ACGGAGGGTTTCCGTTACCCGCGGCCCTACTCGGTGCCGCCCTCTCCCAACGCCTCCCTCCACTCTACCCCCCACCACAGTGATGAGGAGGACGATTACGATGAAGACGAGGAGGCTGAAAGGGACCGTCTGAATATCAAGGCTCCCTTTGTGCTGGGTTCCATGTAG